From a region of the Synechococcus sp. RS9916 genome:
- a CDS encoding SulP family inorganic anion transporter: protein MLLNRISTQTIKGDAFGGLTAAVVALPMALAFGVAATGDPGPGLWGAVIIGLVAAFFGGTPTLISEPTGPMTVVFTSVIISLTATAPDKETGLAMAFTVVMLAGLFQILFGVFRLGRYVTQMPYTVISGFMSGIGAILVILQLPAFLGQEAQGGVKGTIVRIPELLSKVDGPELALAVVTVAILWFTPGVVKRFCPPQLLALVVGTLLYILLPKELDLAVIGEFSAQLPSPQMPRFDGGQLSLMLVDGAVLGMLGCIDALLTSVVADSLTRTEHDSNKELVGQGLANIASGIFGGLPGAGATMGTVVNIQAGGRSALSGIIRAVILMVVVLVAAPLASMIPLAVLAGIALKVGIDIIDWDFLRRAHHLSVKAALITYGVIALTVLVDLIAAVGIGVFVANVLTIDRMSALQSKRVKTISTTDDDVELSVDEQQLVDHASGRVLLFQLAGPMIFGVAKAISREHNAIGECEAVIFDLHEVSHLGVTASLALENAIKEALEVGRQVYLVLLPGVTRRRLEKLRLLELIPEECITTDRCDALRRAVAGLN, encoded by the coding sequence GTGCTTCTGAATCGCATCAGCACCCAGACCATCAAAGGCGATGCCTTTGGTGGTCTGACGGCGGCGGTGGTGGCTCTGCCGATGGCGCTTGCTTTCGGTGTTGCGGCCACCGGTGACCCGGGCCCCGGGCTTTGGGGTGCCGTGATCATTGGCCTGGTGGCTGCTTTTTTTGGGGGTACTCCCACGCTGATTTCCGAACCCACAGGTCCAATGACCGTGGTGTTCACTTCGGTAATCATCAGCCTCACCGCCACGGCTCCAGACAAGGAGACCGGTCTGGCCATGGCCTTCACGGTGGTGATGCTGGCGGGTTTATTCCAAATCCTCTTTGGGGTCTTCCGCCTGGGGCGTTATGTCACCCAGATGCCCTACACGGTGATCTCGGGCTTCATGTCGGGGATCGGGGCCATCCTGGTGATCCTGCAGTTACCCGCCTTTCTTGGCCAAGAAGCCCAAGGAGGGGTGAAAGGGACCATCGTTCGAATCCCTGAACTGCTCAGCAAGGTTGATGGTCCGGAGCTGGCTCTGGCGGTCGTCACTGTTGCGATTCTGTGGTTCACGCCAGGCGTCGTGAAGCGGTTCTGCCCTCCGCAGCTGCTGGCGTTGGTGGTGGGCACCTTGCTCTACATCCTTTTGCCCAAGGAGCTGGATCTCGCTGTCATTGGTGAGTTCTCTGCGCAATTGCCAAGCCCCCAGATGCCGCGCTTTGACGGAGGGCAGCTGAGTTTGATGCTGGTGGATGGGGCTGTCTTGGGCATGCTCGGATGCATCGATGCGTTGCTCACCTCGGTGGTGGCTGACAGCCTCACCCGCACCGAGCACGACTCCAATAAAGAGCTGGTGGGGCAGGGGCTGGCCAACATCGCCTCCGGAATTTTTGGTGGTCTCCCCGGCGCCGGCGCCACCATGGGCACAGTGGTGAATATCCAGGCGGGCGGTCGCTCAGCTCTCTCCGGGATCATCCGGGCTGTGATCCTGATGGTGGTGGTGCTGGTCGCCGCTCCCCTTGCCTCCATGATTCCTCTGGCGGTCTTGGCCGGGATCGCCTTGAAGGTGGGTATCGACATCATCGACTGGGACTTCCTGCGCCGGGCCCATCACCTGTCGGTCAAGGCAGCGTTGATCACCTACGGGGTGATTGCTCTCACTGTTTTGGTGGATCTGATCGCCGCTGTGGGCATTGGTGTGTTTGTGGCGAACGTGCTCACCATCGACCGGATGAGCGCTCTGCAGTCGAAGCGCGTGAAGACGATCAGCACAACGGACGATGACGTGGAGCTGTCGGTTGATGAGCAGCAGTTGGTTGACCATGCCTCAGGCCGAGTGCTGTTGTTCCAGTTGGCGGGGCCGATGATTTTCGGGGTGGCGAAGGCCATTTCCCGCGAGCACAACGCCATTGGCGAGTGTGAAGCCGTGATTTTTGACCTCCACGAGGTGTCTCACCTGGGCGTGACGGCCTCCTTGGCCCTTGAAAATGCCATCAAGGAAGCCCTTGAAGTGGGTCGCCAGGTTTATCTGGTGCTTCTGCCTGGTGTCACCCGTCGTCGCCTCGAGAAGCTGAGGTTGCTAGAGCTGATTCCTGAGGAGTGCATTACCACTGACCGTTGTGATGCATTGCGCCGGGCGGTCGCCGGCCTCAACTGA
- the pyrC gene encoding dihydroorotase, with product MTEAPSRLTLRRPDDWHVHLRDGAMLQAVLPATARVFARAIVMPNLKPPVTTVEAALAYRERILSALPDGAQFTPLMTAYLTDDLDPAVLEKGFRAGVFTAAKLYPANATTNSAAGVTNLDTIAPVLERMEALGMPLLIHGEVTDSAIDIFDREAVFIERHLIPLRERYSGLKVVLEHITTAQAVDYVSGRSPLLAATITPHHLHLNRNAMFAGGLRSDFYCLPVVKRETHRRALVKAATSGEPCFFLGTDSAPHPRAGKESACGCAGIFNALHALESYAAVFEREEALHQLEAFASEFGPRFYGLPLNSGTVTLERTPLDVPARLVGPFPPSADEGPLPDDQAPVLFHGGDTLPWRITAISSVAQTGIA from the coding sequence GTGACTGAAGCTCCGTCTCGCCTCACACTCCGTCGTCCCGACGATTGGCATGTGCACCTGCGTGATGGGGCGATGTTGCAGGCGGTGCTTCCGGCCACGGCCCGGGTGTTTGCGCGGGCCATCGTGATGCCCAACCTCAAGCCGCCCGTCACCACGGTTGAGGCAGCACTGGCCTACCGCGAGCGGATCCTCTCCGCCCTGCCAGACGGTGCGCAGTTCACACCCTTGATGACGGCCTATCTCACCGATGACCTTGATCCGGCAGTGCTGGAGAAAGGCTTCCGAGCTGGGGTCTTCACGGCCGCGAAGCTTTACCCCGCCAATGCCACCACCAACTCAGCGGCGGGGGTGACGAATCTCGACACGATCGCTCCCGTGCTGGAAAGGATGGAAGCGCTGGGCATGCCGTTGCTCATCCATGGCGAGGTCACCGATTCCGCGATCGATATCTTTGACCGTGAGGCGGTGTTCATTGAGCGGCACCTGATTCCGCTGCGCGAGCGTTATTCAGGGCTGAAGGTGGTGCTCGAACACATCACCACGGCACAAGCCGTGGATTACGTGTCGGGGCGTAGTCCGTTGCTGGCGGCAACGATCACTCCCCACCATCTCCACCTCAACCGCAACGCCATGTTTGCCGGCGGATTGCGCAGCGATTTTTACTGTCTGCCGGTTGTGAAGCGCGAGACCCACCGTCGTGCTCTGGTGAAAGCGGCCACCAGTGGTGAACCCTGCTTCTTTCTGGGTACCGATTCCGCCCCGCACCCCCGGGCCGGCAAGGAATCAGCCTGTGGCTGTGCCGGCATCTTCAATGCTCTCCATGCCCTGGAGAGCTACGCCGCCGTGTTTGAGCGGGAAGAGGCCCTGCATCAGCTCGAAGCCTTCGCCAGCGAGTTTGGCCCGCGTTTCTACGGCCTACCCCTCAATTCCGGCACCGTCACCCTGGAACGCACGCCCCTTGATGTGCCGGCCCGTCTCGTCGGCCCCTTCCCTCCGTCAGCGGATGAGGGCCCCCTTCCAGACGATCAGGCTCCCGTGCTGTTCCATGGTGGTGACACCCTCCCTTGGAGGATCACCGCGATCTCGTCCGTTGCTCAGACAGGGATTGCCTGA
- a CDS encoding SMP-30/gluconolactonase/LRE family protein, which translates to MAVSKSSFVDTEYAADHPRFHDLLLFNAQMEVLFEGCRWLEGPVWIGDQNRLLVSDIPNDRILAWDEDHGLSVFRHRAGFPNGQTRDRHGRLLTCSHGERALLRTEHSGRVVRLVDSHRGEPLNTPNDVVVKRDGTIWFSDPLYGLINDYEGGRRSSRQPARVYRFDPNDGSLTAMTEPSQVVGPNGLAFSPDESLLYVVDTGAPDDPDPERRILVFDVEDGGGALGEARLFHQVSPGYADGICVDEEGHVWSSAGDGVHCIAPDGHRLGRLRTPQRVANLCFGGEHCNRLFICAWTAMYAIHVNTRGVQHPAMP; encoded by the coding sequence ATGGCTGTTTCCAAGTCCAGCTTCGTCGACACTGAGTACGCGGCGGATCACCCCCGCTTCCACGATCTGTTGCTGTTCAACGCTCAGATGGAAGTGTTGTTTGAGGGGTGTCGTTGGTTGGAAGGGCCGGTATGGATCGGAGATCAGAACCGGCTCCTGGTCTCAGACATTCCCAATGACCGGATCCTGGCTTGGGATGAAGACCACGGGCTGAGTGTCTTCCGCCATCGAGCCGGTTTCCCGAATGGGCAGACCCGAGATCGCCACGGACGGCTGCTGACCTGTAGTCATGGCGAGAGGGCTTTGCTGCGCACCGAGCACAGCGGCCGGGTGGTGCGCCTTGTCGATTCCCATCGCGGAGAACCCCTCAATACCCCCAACGATGTGGTGGTCAAACGCGATGGAACGATCTGGTTCAGTGATCCGCTGTACGGACTGATTAACGATTACGAGGGTGGGAGACGCAGTTCTCGCCAGCCGGCCAGGGTCTATCGCTTTGATCCCAACGATGGATCTTTGACGGCGATGACCGAGCCATCGCAGGTGGTTGGACCCAATGGTTTGGCGTTCTCTCCCGATGAATCGCTCTTGTATGTGGTCGATACGGGGGCACCGGATGATCCCGATCCAGAACGCCGCATCCTTGTGTTCGATGTGGAGGATGGTGGTGGTGCCCTTGGCGAGGCGCGGTTGTTTCACCAGGTGAGTCCGGGTTACGCCGATGGCATCTGCGTGGATGAAGAGGGCCATGTCTGGAGCAGCGCAGGCGATGGCGTGCACTGCATTGCGCCTGATGGTCATCGCCTCGGCCGCCTACGCACGCCTCAACGGGTCGCCAATCTCTGTTTTGGTGGGGAACACTGCAACCGTTTGTTCATCTGCGCCTGGACGGCGATGTACGCCATTCACGTCAACACCCGTGGCGTGCAGCATCCGGCAATGCCTTAA
- a CDS encoding NAD(P)H-quinone oxidoreductase subunit L, whose amino-acid sequence MASTETLFVLAAYALLGGLYLVVVPLALYFWMNKRWHRMGKVERLGIYGMVFLFFPGMIVFAPFLNFRLQGQGEV is encoded by the coding sequence ATGGCCAGTACGGAGACGCTGTTCGTGCTTGCCGCTTATGCCCTTCTGGGTGGCCTCTATCTGGTGGTGGTGCCCCTGGCTCTTTATTTCTGGATGAACAAGCGCTGGCACCGCATGGGCAAGGTGGAGCGCCTCGGCATCTACGGAATGGTGTTTCTCTTCTTTCCCGGGATGATCGTGTTTGCTCCCTTCCTCAATTTCCGGCTTCAAGGTCAAGGCGAGGTCTGA
- a CDS encoding DUF3007 family protein: MTRLNVLLIGLLVLVLGGVGYGAFTALGFEDASAGIAAEAVLIVIVVVWTGSYLFRVVTGKMTYMEQRRRYRKGYDQLTDDELQARFDALSPEEQQALLEQLSPEATSDP; encoded by the coding sequence TTGACCCGTTTGAACGTTCTCCTCATCGGCCTCTTGGTGCTGGTGCTTGGTGGTGTGGGTTACGGCGCATTCACTGCGCTTGGTTTTGAGGATGCGTCCGCCGGCATCGCTGCTGAAGCGGTGCTGATTGTGATCGTGGTGGTCTGGACGGGCTCTTATCTGTTCCGTGTCGTCACCGGCAAGATGACCTATATGGAGCAGCGTCGCCGTTACCGCAAGGGTTACGACCAATTGACCGACGACGAGCTTCAGGCGCGGTTTGATGCCTTGAGCCCGGAGGAGCAGCAAGCGCTTCTGGAGCAGCTCTCGCCCGAAGCCACCTCAGACCCGTAG
- the trpA gene encoding tryptophan synthase subunit alpha, translating into MTTPAVTATDSLSPIAARFASLREQGRMALMPFLMAGDPDLSTTAEVLLSLQAQGADMVELGIPYSDPLADGPVIQASAYRALSAGTTPDRVLDMLAGLKGQLTIPVILFTYSNPLLNRGAEQFFADAAAAGAAGLVVPDLPLEEAERLSPLAQAEGLDLVLLVAPTTPADRMRRIAAASRGFTYLVSVTGVTGERSSLEGRVSSLVADLKACCPIPVAVGFGISGPEQVSQVKSWGADGAIVGSALVKRIAATEPNSAAAQAGEFCRQLRSAAD; encoded by the coding sequence ATGACCACCCCTGCAGTGACCGCAACAGACTCTCTGTCACCCATTGCGGCACGCTTCGCCAGCCTGCGGGAGCAAGGGCGGATGGCTCTGATGCCTTTCCTGATGGCTGGCGACCCTGATCTCAGCACCACGGCAGAGGTTCTCCTCAGTCTTCAGGCTCAGGGGGCTGACATGGTCGAACTCGGCATCCCCTACAGCGACCCCCTTGCTGATGGCCCGGTCATTCAGGCGTCCGCCTATCGGGCGCTGTCAGCGGGCACAACCCCGGATCGGGTGCTCGACATGTTGGCTGGCCTCAAGGGACAGCTCACAATTCCGGTGATCCTGTTCACCTACAGCAATCCACTGTTGAATCGCGGGGCTGAGCAGTTTTTTGCCGATGCTGCCGCCGCCGGTGCAGCAGGGCTGGTGGTTCCTGATCTCCCGCTGGAGGAAGCCGAACGCCTCTCCCCCCTTGCCCAGGCGGAGGGCCTCGATCTGGTGCTCCTAGTGGCGCCCACCACCCCTGCCGATCGCATGCGCAGAATCGCAGCGGCCAGCCGCGGCTTCACGTACCTGGTGAGCGTCACGGGCGTCACAGGTGAGCGCTCCAGCCTTGAGGGGCGTGTGTCGTCATTGGTAGCTGATCTGAAAGCCTGCTGCCCGATTCCTGTTGCTGTGGGCTTCGGTATTTCAGGCCCCGAACAAGTGTCTCAGGTCAAATCCTGGGGCGCGGATGGCGCCATTGTGGGCAGTGCTTTGGTGAAGCGAATTGCGGCAACGGAGCCCAACTCCGCTGCCGCCCAAGCAGGTGAATTCTGCCGGCAGCTCAGAAGCGCTGCCGACTGA
- a CDS encoding AbrB family transcriptional regulator → MLTGSDLLNKVKELGDVSKSDLVRACGYVSGKKDGGERLNFTAFYEALLEAKGVNLGIGGGAGVGKGGRKLSYIATVQGNGNLLIGKAYTAMLDLKAGDEFEIKLGRKQIRLVPVGGSEEDEE, encoded by the coding sequence ATGCTCACAGGGAGTGACCTGCTCAATAAGGTCAAAGAACTGGGCGATGTCAGTAAATCCGATCTCGTCAGGGCCTGCGGCTACGTTTCGGGCAAGAAGGACGGCGGCGAGCGTCTCAACTTCACCGCTTTCTATGAAGCGCTTCTCGAAGCCAAAGGTGTGAATCTGGGCATCGGCGGTGGTGCCGGTGTTGGCAAAGGTGGCCGCAAGCTTTCCTACATCGCAACTGTTCAAGGCAACGGCAATCTTCTCATCGGCAAGGCATACACCGCCATGCTCGATCTCAAAGCCGGCGATGAGTTTGAGATCAAGCTCGGCCGTAAACAGATCCGCCTGGTTCCTGTCGGCGGCAGCGAAGAAGACGAAGAGTGA
- a CDS encoding YciI family protein translates to MARFVLWGTYCENALEKRTPFRDEHLGRLKLLQDQGTLITLGPTEGSTHVFGIFEGTDIAQIRDLLEQDVYWREGIWTALEVYPWIQAF, encoded by the coding sequence ATGGCTCGTTTTGTTCTTTGGGGTACTTACTGCGAGAACGCTCTGGAAAAACGCACCCCCTTTCGTGATGAGCATCTGGGGCGCCTAAAGCTTCTTCAAGATCAAGGTACGTTGATCACGCTTGGCCCAACCGAAGGCAGCACCCATGTTTTCGGAATTTTCGAAGGGACTGATATCGCACAGATTCGTGATCTGCTTGAACAGGATGTGTATTGGCGAGAGGGCATTTGGACGGCTCTAGAGGTTTACCCCTGGATCCAAGCGTTCTGA
- a CDS encoding c-type cytochrome codes for MIRKASRSIQLITKLLHTIASLGIVLATLAIFPGVSPVLATSGQELFSNHCAGCHVNGGNIIRRGRTLKLAALKKNGLDDPDAIARVAREGIGQMSGYGDVLGVGGDELVAAWIWEQAQNAWIQG; via the coding sequence ATGATCCGGAAGGCCAGTCGTTCCATCCAATTGATCACCAAGCTGCTGCACACCATTGCCTCACTTGGGATCGTGCTCGCCACCTTGGCAATCTTTCCCGGAGTGAGTCCCGTGCTGGCCACCAGTGGCCAAGAGTTGTTCAGCAACCATTGCGCCGGATGTCATGTCAATGGCGGCAACATCATTCGCCGCGGCCGCACCCTCAAGCTCGCCGCACTCAAAAAGAATGGCCTCGATGACCCCGACGCCATTGCCCGCGTTGCTCGCGAAGGAATCGGACAAATGTCGGGCTATGGCGATGTGCTTGGGGTGGGCGGCGACGAACTTGTGGCCGCCTGGATCTGGGAACAGGCTCAGAACGCTTGGATCCAGGGGTAA
- a CDS encoding DUF3136 domain-containing protein — MTAAKSVLSIGELEAGFPSYCLALRTLVTQGKDQRIIERTRCWDYLQRLHTSLPREYRSPADLLARYQRSLQA, encoded by the coding sequence ATGACGGCTGCGAAAAGCGTCCTTTCCATCGGAGAACTGGAAGCCGGCTTCCCCAGTTACTGCCTGGCACTGCGAACACTTGTGACCCAAGGAAAGGATCAACGCATTATTGAACGAACACGCTGCTGGGATTATCTGCAGCGCTTACACACCAGCCTGCCCCGCGAGTACCGATCGCCCGCAGACCTCTTGGCTCGCTATCAACGCTCACTCCAGGCCTAA
- a CDS encoding Nif11 domain/cupin domain-containing protein encodes MAEVDLQRFLQKVQQLNALVALLEQDPARRAAFAACSDHNQVVQLARVWGYEIGRRWGEQPVWVPPLERQPEGQALPPGATVVDPLLRGSLPPPGTEHVRILHAGESWRLELIHSCAAQSADGFWYDQREHEWLTLLRGSARLRVADPAQTLDLCVGDGVHLPPHRRHRVERTDPEPGTLWLALYWWDP; translated from the coding sequence GTGGCGGAAGTCGATCTGCAGCGTTTTCTGCAGAAGGTGCAGCAGCTCAATGCCTTGGTTGCCTTGCTGGAGCAGGACCCTGCCCGTCGTGCTGCCTTTGCTGCCTGTTCGGACCACAACCAGGTGGTCCAGCTCGCCAGGGTCTGGGGGTACGAGATCGGTCGGCGCTGGGGTGAGCAGCCTGTATGGGTTCCCCCTCTAGAACGTCAGCCTGAGGGCCAGGCACTTCCCCCAGGGGCAACGGTGGTGGATCCTTTGCTGCGCGGCAGCCTGCCTCCACCGGGAACGGAACACGTCCGCATTCTTCATGCGGGGGAGTCCTGGCGTTTGGAGTTGATTCACTCCTGTGCGGCCCAGAGTGCTGATGGGTTTTGGTATGACCAGCGTGAGCATGAATGGTTGACGCTCCTGCGGGGCAGCGCCCGCCTGAGGGTGGCTGATCCAGCCCAGACCCTTGATCTGTGTGTGGGTGATGGGGTGCATCTGCCACCCCATCGGCGTCATCGTGTGGAGCGCACCGACCCGGAACCGGGCACGTTGTGGTTAGCGCTCTACTGGTGGGATCCCTGA
- a CDS encoding phosphate-starvation-inducible PsiE family protein — protein sequence MPSSRRAWPSFLKVVDKGEQVVAKVLTVVTAVVIVAALGQLIMRVAMDLISPQPANWLGDGLIKVLGDLLTVLIALEVLQNVTSYLRRHVVQLELVLVTALTAVARKVIVLPAGSENKPQLLIGLGLASIALAGAYWLVIRSQPQGRIDQGSHQ from the coding sequence GTGCCTTCCTCCCGTCGTGCCTGGCCCAGCTTCTTGAAGGTGGTCGACAAGGGTGAACAGGTCGTCGCCAAGGTGCTGACAGTGGTCACCGCGGTGGTGATCGTGGCAGCCCTCGGGCAACTGATCATGCGTGTCGCCATGGACCTGATCAGTCCGCAACCAGCCAACTGGCTCGGTGATGGGCTGATCAAAGTGCTGGGTGATCTGCTCACCGTGTTGATCGCATTGGAAGTGCTCCAAAACGTCACCAGCTACCTGCGCCGCCACGTCGTGCAACTGGAACTGGTGCTGGTCACAGCACTCACAGCCGTGGCGCGCAAAGTGATCGTGCTCCCAGCAGGGTCTGAGAACAAGCCCCAACTCCTGATTGGTTTGGGGCTCGCCTCCATCGCCCTCGCAGGGGCCTACTGGCTTGTGATTCGCTCCCAACCCCAAGGACGCATCGATCAGGGATCCCACCAGTAG
- a CDS encoding YkvA family protein produces MAEASSFHDHVVDAEVIDSSVIDEGNLRRLLRRAGRGVARPALEVLELLMDPATPPKARLTLLAALTYLVMPADLVPDFLPIAGFSDDLVALTAVIGLWRHHLTDDIRLRAQRKLDRWFPPGQS; encoded by the coding sequence ATGGCTGAGGCATCGTCATTTCATGACCACGTGGTCGATGCCGAGGTGATCGACAGCAGCGTCATCGATGAAGGCAATCTCCGCAGGCTGTTGCGCAGGGCCGGTCGGGGAGTCGCGCGACCGGCCCTGGAAGTACTCGAGCTGCTGATGGATCCAGCGACTCCACCCAAGGCCCGGCTGACCCTGCTCGCTGCCCTCACCTACCTCGTGATGCCAGCAGATCTGGTGCCGGATTTCCTGCCGATTGCTGGCTTCAGTGACGACCTTGTGGCCCTCACCGCTGTCATCGGTCTATGGCGACATCACCTCACCGATGACATCCGTCTGCGGGCACAGCGCAAACTGGATCGGTGGTTTCCTCCCGGTCAGTCCTGA
- a CDS encoding sigma-70 family RNA polymerase sigma factor encodes MVSSLSAFLGEIGRHQLLTPEQELTMGRKVQAMVAITERCMLAGGTGPACNYSEEEKRTIKKGEKAKNQMITANLRLVVNLAKRYQGKGLDLLDLIQEGTLGLTRAVEKYDPTRGHRFSTYAYWWIRQGLNRALSTQSRTIRIPVNVNEKLTKLRAAKARLMQRNGQAATPAQLAEAMQISRAEVDDLLGCELRSVTVSLQGIVKSKSDPSELVDVLPSEELPPMEQAEIDERTASAWTLLDRSNLTPKERTVVMLRFGLDGSNEWRTLAEVARHMGCSREYCRQVVQRALRKLRKSGIQNGLIEARVEV; translated from the coding sequence ATGGTGAGTTCCCTGAGCGCCTTCCTCGGCGAAATTGGCCGGCACCAATTGTTGACCCCTGAGCAGGAGTTAACCATGGGCCGCAAGGTTCAGGCCATGGTCGCGATCACAGAACGTTGCATGCTTGCCGGAGGTACGGGGCCAGCATGTAACTACAGCGAGGAGGAAAAACGCACCATCAAAAAGGGAGAAAAGGCAAAGAATCAAATGATCACGGCGAATCTGCGCCTAGTCGTCAATCTTGCCAAGCGTTATCAGGGCAAAGGCCTCGACCTTCTCGATCTGATCCAAGAAGGGACGCTGGGCCTCACCAGGGCAGTTGAAAAATACGATCCCACCAGGGGACATCGTTTTTCGACTTATGCCTATTGGTGGATCCGTCAAGGACTGAACCGGGCGCTATCCACCCAAAGCCGCACCATTCGCATTCCCGTGAATGTGAATGAAAAGCTCACCAAACTTCGCGCCGCCAAGGCTCGGCTCATGCAACGCAATGGCCAGGCCGCAACGCCCGCACAATTGGCGGAAGCCATGCAAATTTCCCGCGCCGAAGTCGACGATCTACTCGGCTGTGAACTGCGGAGCGTCACCGTGAGTTTGCAGGGGATCGTCAAATCGAAATCGGACCCCTCCGAACTTGTGGATGTGCTTCCCAGCGAAGAACTACCACCGATGGAGCAAGCCGAGATTGACGAGCGCACCGCCTCTGCTTGGACCCTGCTGGATCGCTCCAACCTCACCCCTAAAGAGCGCACCGTGGTGATGCTGCGCTTTGGCCTGGATGGCTCCAACGAATGGCGGACGTTGGCCGAGGTCGCACGCCACATGGGCTGCAGCCGCGAATACTGCCGTCAAGTGGTGCAACGCGCCCTCCGCAAACTGCGCAAGAGCGGTATCCAAAATGGCCTGATCGAAGCGCGGGTCGAGGTCTAA
- a CDS encoding DUF2214 family protein — MTLATVLTPEIAKSAGVAYVHYLSFMLCFAALVVERRLIRPDPDRRTATVMVVTDVIYGMAALALLVSGIFRVLYFGQGSEFYTTNPLFWWKVGLYLSVGGLSLYPTITYVLWAIPLRKGELPKVSEALASRLAWILNIELVGFALIPLMATLMARGVGLPAA; from the coding sequence ATGACTCTGGCCACCGTTTTGACGCCCGAGATCGCCAAGAGCGCCGGGGTTGCTTACGTCCACTACTTGAGCTTTATGCTCTGCTTCGCCGCTCTCGTGGTCGAGCGGCGCCTGATCCGTCCTGACCCTGATCGTCGGACCGCCACCGTGATGGTGGTCACTGATGTGATCTACGGAATGGCAGCGTTGGCCCTGCTGGTGAGCGGCATTTTCCGGGTGCTCTATTTCGGCCAGGGCAGTGAGTTCTACACGACCAATCCCCTGTTCTGGTGGAAGGTGGGCCTCTACCTCTCTGTGGGCGGTCTCTCGCTTTACCCCACCATTACTTACGTGCTCTGGGCGATTCCTCTGCGCAAGGGTGAACTCCCCAAGGTGTCTGAGGCTCTGGCCTCCCGTTTGGCTTGGATTCTCAATATCGAGCTGGTGGGATTTGCCCTGATTCCTCTGATGGCCACCTTGATGGCTCGCGGCGTGGGCTTGCCCGCCGCCTGA
- the hisIE gene encoding bifunctional phosphoribosyl-AMP cyclohydrolase/phosphoribosyl-ATP diphosphatase HisIE, whose protein sequence is MQPLSPEFINHLRFNEAGLIPAVAQDWLDGAVLMQAWMNREALERTLSSGEVHYWSRSRQELWHKGATSGHTQTVKGIRYDCDADVLLITIEQTGDVACHTGARSCFYDDSDQPTGGGANALPPPADVCTELARVIEGRRDRPEEGSYTNKLLEGGDNRILKKIGEESAEFVMACKDDNAAEIAGEAADIIFHMQVALAHHGVSWRQVQEVLAQRRGAPRRH, encoded by the coding sequence ATGCAGCCCCTGAGTCCTGAGTTCATCAACCATCTCCGTTTCAACGAGGCCGGACTGATCCCGGCCGTGGCCCAGGATTGGCTTGATGGCGCTGTGCTGATGCAGGCCTGGATGAACCGAGAGGCCCTCGAGCGCACCCTCAGCAGCGGGGAAGTGCACTATTGGAGCCGGTCGCGCCAGGAGCTTTGGCACAAGGGCGCAACCAGCGGCCACACCCAAACCGTCAAAGGCATTCGCTACGACTGCGACGCCGACGTGCTCCTGATCACAATTGAGCAGACCGGAGATGTGGCTTGTCACACCGGCGCCCGCAGCTGCTTCTACGACGACAGCGATCAACCCACAGGTGGCGGCGCCAATGCCCTGCCGCCACCGGCGGATGTGTGCACCGAGCTTGCCCGAGTGATCGAAGGCCGCCGCGACAGACCAGAAGAAGGCAGCTACACCAACAAACTGCTGGAGGGAGGCGACAACCGCATCCTCAAAAAGATCGGCGAAGAGAGCGCTGAATTCGTGATGGCCTGCAAAGACGACAACGCCGCAGAAATTGCTGGGGAAGCGGCCGACATCATCTTTCACATGCAGGTGGCCCTCGCCCACCACGGCGTTAGCTGGCGCCAGGTGCAGGAAGTGTTGGCCCAACGCCGTGGAGCCCCGAGGCGACACTGA
- a CDS encoding type II secretion system protein: MKLSLLSAYQKKDNQKANGFTLIELMIVVAIVGIITAVALPNYNRQRVKAKVGASNAAAAALVGACELAITDDISVADDTDIERLKKDYEGTHLGSVTVKAPETCVVSIPDSLTEVSVTGTYEAFGAKNPARPANEEKVSS, from the coding sequence ATGAAACTTTCTCTTCTCTCTGCCTACCAAAAGAAAGACAATCAGAAAGCCAACGGCTTCACCCTGATTGAGCTCATGATTGTTGTTGCCATTGTCGGCATCATCACAGCCGTTGCACTGCCGAACTACAACCGCCAACGGGTGAAAGCAAAAGTTGGCGCTTCTAATGCTGCTGCTGCCGCTCTGGTCGGTGCTTGCGAATTGGCCATCACCGATGACATCAGCGTTGCTGATGACACTGACATTGAACGACTAAAAAAGGATTACGAAGGCACACACCTTGGATCAGTAACCGTGAAGGCACCAGAAACATGTGTTGTCTCCATCCCAGACAGCCTCACTGAAGTCAGCGTCACGGGCACCTACGAAGCTTTCGGCGCCAAGAACCCTGCTCGCCCTGCGAACGAGGAGAAAGTCAGCTCATGA